From the Juglans microcarpa x Juglans regia isolate MS1-56 chromosome 7D, Jm3101_v1.0, whole genome shotgun sequence genome, the window TTCAGTTGGATTGGTTAGTCTTTTCAGAGTAACCCAGGACTTGTTCATTGGTAAGCAATTAAGAGAATTTTTCGATACCTTTATGGTACAGCTGGCCCCGTTATTTGCTATCAAGTGGAGACATGACACTGAAGGGTTATAGTAATGCTGATTGGGCTACTGATAAACATGAGCATAAATCCATAATGGGTTACGCATTTATGCTTAGTGGGGGAGATGTTTCTTAGTATAGCAAGAAACAATCATACATTGTTTTATCCATGATGGAGTCAGAGTATGTTGCTTGCTCAGCAGCTGTTTAAGAGACTTTTtggttaaggatattttttcAGCATCTAAAGGTTACAACTATTGTAGATGAAGCTGTCAAGATATACAGTGATAGTATAGGGGTTTTGGCATATGTAAAGGTTCTCAAATATCATGGCAGAACCAAATACATAGATATTTTTTTCACTACATTTGAGATGTGTGCACGAGGTAAGGTGATCCTACAACATATATTTACTATCAAAATAGTAGTTGATCCTCTTACTAAGACTACTAATAGAAAtgtttttcatattcatgttagGAGTTTGGGACTTCATCGAGTTAGATATATGTTGATTAAGAATATCTTAAACTTTATTATACATTTGACATTTATTACATcgatgagattattatatttatctcatattataagttaattaaTACTAAGTTGAGACAAACTAATTACTTTGGTGCTTGGAAAGCGAGCAAGTAAACATCTTGATGCTTTAGGAATAttcaagataaatttaaaaaatgtcgCCTTAGTTTGGTTAAGATGAGACTTACAAGATTGTATATGAAGTATTTGCACGACTTCATGAAGCCTGATTAAAGTGGAATATGAGATCTTAGATAAATGCTAGATGAGTGACTGTGCTAAGAGACTCAAGTTAGAGTGCTTTTGTGGTGACTAGACTGAAATTCCTAAAACATTTGAATGTGACAAGCCCAATTGAGTGAGAGTTCCGCCATAACATACATTCATAGTGTATGTGCTATAGACGACCATATGAGGGAGTGATTAGATAAGTCCTACTCTATCAATATGTGAGCCATAACagataaataaatgatatattcTTATGCCCTTAAACCTAGAACTATatcatgagatgaaaatttgatGTTGCTACTTTAGCATTTCTTAGAGCCACGAATGATATGATCTCACGGAACATGTCTAGAAAAGCAATCAAGTCTAATTGAGTTGACATAAGTGTTTAGGAAagattgtttggattattacttgttATTTTATGTCCATAGTACGGTTGATTATGTCGTTTTGACTTGATATAAtcataaacatattatataatgtgaGGTCAAGAATTGCTTTGAGTTATAAACTCATAACAGATAAGGACCATTAATCTAGTGAGATCAAATAGTCTGGAGAATAGGCGAGATGTTATGAGTGATATACTATGTTAGTAAGATTGTGACTTAATATAGTACTTCTACCCTTTGCCTTTTCGTTAGATCACACACTTCATTTTTTGTATGAGAGATAATTGATTGAAAGGTAATGAGGAAATTTTTAAAGGGTATGACACCCACAAGTTGGAAATGTTAGTAGTGGATACCCCATGACCCATGTTGTGTCCACATGGGTCGAAAATTACAAGCAGTTAATTAACTCCTTACCACTAGCACTTAACTTCAAGAAAGTTAATTAACCACCCCATTATAAAACTCTATAAATGAGAGTTTTACATACATCAATTATAAGAGTGGAAAAAGTGAACGTACAAAAACAATTTTCATCTCTCTATAATTTCCTAAAACAATCATCTAGAGCTCTTAatctaaaatgtaaaattattttaggagACTCTAGTAGCTTCCTAATTAGTGACATTGAGGTGCAATCACAACAAAGTGACGTGGGTCATAAGACGAGCAAAAATTTAGACTTGTAAAAATTTCGCTTCACTTGAAATAATTCGAATTAACCTTATTTAACAATGAGAAATGAAAAGATAAGCATTTGATTATCCTTAGTCGTCATGTCTATTGAACGATTTTCAAATAGAAGCCGGCTTTGTTGCCACGTATAGGGTTGAGTTGCGCTCGAAGATCTCGAGCCATTTTGGCActaccaacttttttttttctatcaaatgACTTGATCATAATTTGGCTTCACAAATCACAAGTCAAGATCAATGTTAACTCATTTTTTCTTGAACAGTTTAGTATTAAATTGTATGTTTGACCAATTTTATGACATCACTTTCGTTACATTATTATGATAAAATTCTCTCAATGCGAAATGTTATAGCTAGGAAAGAATTTAATAtaagtaaacttacaaattaatgtAGTTTGAGGTagtatatcaaattataaagttaattttattataaaacagatctaacgtatcacaagaaatcacgttagtttgtaaatttatttttataaaacttttattACTAAGCTTTAGTACCTAATCCAATCCATTGGCTTGTAGCTTGAATAATGAATTACTTAAAAgtcctattttttatgaaaattattattatttctcaataatGGACGAAGGTGATAAGGCTAACTAGGTGAAGGGGacagtaatattattttaagacaCAGCCAAGAATCGGGCAAAGATGGACTCCTTTATCATAAGagtataaaaaaagtatttttataaaatacgaaaaaaggaaattgaaaaaaaaaatcatgaattcCCCATAAACGAGGaaagaattaaaatttaaaaaagacatcagtaatattattttaaaataagtgttaCAGCCACatagatctcataaaaataaatacaaactgacatgatttcatataaatttttagatttattttacaataaaagtaattttataaggCAATGATACTCTTACACATTCTTTACTACTGTTTTATTAtctaactatttttttccttttaccatTTGAATCTGGATTAAAAGTCTCAAAATATGACATTCTTGCATCATccagaataaaataaattcaatcaactaacgttatcatgtaaattaattcaaaataaattcaattttataaaaatttactcAAACAGCAAaagaatgtcaatttttatacaattgaatttatttttaattaatttacatgattacaTTAGTtggttgaatttattttgttttgaattatgCAAGAAGGTCATCTTTTGGGATTTTTTATCCAAATTCAAAGAgcaagataaaaagaaaatagctGGATAATAAAGCAGTAGTAAAGGAGgtataaagatattattatctaattttataatctgatgtactatattaaataattttaatttataaatttatttttatgtaatctttgactaaattatttgtattattttaaactgtcatttagaatgaaaataaaagcatataatataagTCTCTGAATTTTTCCTTATCCCtcaatggtatttttaattaggtaagaatttattttttaatttttggtgggAGCAAGAGATTCTCGTTGTAACTACCAATACTgcgtaaaaatttaaatatacttCGTACATGTTACAGAAAGAGACAACCGAGACTcggtcttcctttctttctttctcttatcACTAATCCTTGTTTGGGTTTACAAAAAGCCCATCTGGGATTGAAATCTTCTCATTCACTTTTCTCATTCGTTTTCTGGTGAGTGCCTTTTTCATCTCTTCGCTCTGTAgaaatgcaattttattttgggaATTTATGGCGGTTGTTTCATTTGATGGTTGAGAATCATatttatactctttttttttttttttctttttgttgtatttATGCAGTCTCTTTGGCGATAGTTTTGTCTCGGAATTGGTTTCGTTtgtgttatattttctttttactgtCTGTCTGAGTATTTTGTGGCGGAGTTTTCAATCAGGGTACcttatttatttggtttttggtgAGAAATGAAactgtttattattattataattattattattttttggtagAGATGTTGATGAAAATGGTAATATCTGCGATATGACTGAAATTGGTGTTCAATTTCTTTCcgtgtgcttttttttttgggggggggggggggggggggggggggggggggggggggggcgtttTATAATCTccttttgtaaataatttatgcCGAGTTATGCGCTTTAATACGATGCTGAAGTGTTGGATGGATGTAATCGAATTAAGTAGCAGTTTTGCTTGAATGGGATCATTTGcgtttgttttctgttttttttttttttttttttttttccttcggttCTGCTTGTCAATATTGGTTTGAAGGCTACTTGGACCGTATATTAAGATCATGTATTATGCACGCTCGTTAGCTTTTACCGTGTTGGGAATTTGCTTAAGTTGCGATCTAAGCAATTGATATTTCacttagttatttatttttgctgTATTGCCAGTGAGCTCTGACTCAAATGGTGCTTTATCTCCAGCCTAAATGGGTGGAGGGTCATGGGTTCAAGACCTGACCACAAATATAAACCAAATTGGTATTTTCATCAATGACTTTATTGTTCTTGCTCTGATATTTCTGGCCTGGTATGGAAGTGGAGCAATGGTTGTGGCTCGTGACATATAGACTTcagtttggtttggtttttgttagttttcaatttacattaccatttttttctgtttgttaATAGGTTGTTGTTGATCTTCTATTGTTAGGGGGAGAAGTACCAGCTATTGAGGTGTGAAGTTTAAGGTTTTGTGTTACGATTCAATAGAAAGGAGAGATGTCAAGTACTATACACACACACTGGTGCTACCCATGCAGGCAGCGAGTCAGGCCTGTAGAGCGAGAAATTGCTTGCCCCTACTGTGATGGCGGCTTTATTGAAGAACTTCCTGAGAATGAGGAATTGGTGCCAGAAGATTTCTTTATACCTAACTCAGAAGACCATTCCCATCAAACACCTGCAGAAGATCATATGATGGACCTTCTGTATTCTCTGATGATGCAGAGGGATCCTAACCCAAGAATTGATCCTGTGGAGCTTTTTGACGCTATTGTAAGGCAGAGAATGGGTGGAAGAAATCCTAACATCCATGTTAGAGTGAGATCTGGTGATCCTTATTTGGTTTTAAATCATAGTCCTGGTTCAGCCTTCTCTAATGGCAGTACAAGAAGTGGACCAAGGGATGTTGATATTGATGACTACTTTAACGACCGAGGTTTGCAAGAATTAATTGAACAGATTTCTATGAATGATCGACAGGGTCCACCCCCAGCGCCTCGTTCTTTAATTGATGCAATGCCCACTATCAAGATTACACAAGCACATATGCATACTGACTCACAATGTCCTGTCTGTCAGGATAGATTTGAGTTGGGCATTGAAGCAAGAGAGATGCCATGTAAACATATCTATCACTCTGATTGTATAGTTCCTTGGTTGGTTCAGCACAACTCATGTCCTGTTTGCCGCCTTGAGATGCCTACTCAAGGGACTGATACTGATAGTGCTGGAGGTAATCGAAGTAGTGGTAGAGAGAACAGCGGGGGCAGCAGCAGTAGAAGCAGAGACTATGGCAGCTCTGGTGGTGTTACTCTGAATAGTCTGCAGAATCAGGGTAGGAGGAATCCGTGGTATGTTATGTGGCCTTTCCGCCCATCAAGTTCAAACACCCATCATCATGCTGAATATAGAGGAAGCCGCACCTCATCCACGCGTGAAcagaataatgagatgagttactCTGGATGGCCTTTTGAGTATTAAGGCTTCATTTGCTTTCATTGTCAAGTTCACTTGGCATACCAATCAAAGCTAGTAAATGGAGTGGGTGAATTAGATCTGGTTTTAGAGtttggtttcaatcaaactTTTTGAAAGATGCTTGCAGTTTGATTACGTTTCACTATTTTGTATACGACAATGTGCTAGGTGAGAGTAGAACTGGTTTGAATAATTCAATCTGTTCTTGAAAAGTAATGTACAACTTCCATAGGTACTTCTTGGCATCTAATATTTGCGAATTGAATTATGTGCTTCCTAGCATCTCTTTTATAATAGGATTACAGGTTTATGATTTCCTTGCGTTGGAAAGTCTGCTTCATTCATCTGTTCTTGCCTTATCTAGTATAGCTTGCACATTTTTGGATCATGGAAagtttttttcacatatttatatttttcaaatataaaaagagtaatgctacatacagtcgtggagtgcgtttgcacactcacgactgcaattATCTTCTCATTTATCttttctcatataaaaataGGTGAAAATAGGCATATTGGCTCAAAATTTCTCACTCTTCTTG encodes:
- the LOC121238792 gene encoding probable E3 ubiquitin-protein ligase RHC1A; protein product: MSSTIHTHWCYPCRQRVRPVEREIACPYCDGGFIEELPENEELVPEDFFIPNSEDHSHQTPAEDHMMDLLYSLMMQRDPNPRIDPVELFDAIVRQRMGGRNPNIHVRVRSGDPYLVLNHSPGSAFSNGSTRSGPRDVDIDDYFNDRGLQELIEQISMNDRQGPPPAPRSLIDAMPTIKITQAHMHTDSQCPVCQDRFELGIEAREMPCKHIYHSDCIVPWLVQHNSCPVCRLEMPTQGTDTDSAGGNRSSGRENSGGSSSRSRDYGSSGGVTLNSLQNQGRRNPWYVMWPFRPSSSNTHHHAEYRGSRTSSTREQNNEMSYSGWPFEY